A single window of Mycolicibacterium madagascariense DNA harbors:
- a CDS encoding helix-turn-helix domain-containing protein, which translates to MVKTVSALVLDGVAPFEFGVVCEVFGIDRSADGVPNFDFKVCGVEPGVPLRTSVGASLTPDHGLDALVGADLVAIPAITRSDYPDVALAAVREAADGGSIILTVCSGAFVAGAAGLLDGRKCTTHWMHADALAARHPTAQVDRNVLYVDDGNLITSAGTAAGIDACLHLVRRELGSEVTNLIARRMVVPPQRDGGQRQYIDQPIPLRCSEGFAAQLDWILEHLDEPHTVAALAKRASMSARTFARRFVDETGRTPMQWVTDQRVLYARRLLEGTDLDIDRVAEKSGFGTATLLRHHFRRVVGVTPSDYRRRFARGESDRAAMV; encoded by the coding sequence ATGGTCAAGACCGTCTCGGCCCTGGTGCTCGACGGCGTCGCGCCGTTCGAGTTCGGCGTCGTCTGCGAGGTCTTCGGCATCGACCGGTCTGCGGACGGCGTGCCGAACTTCGACTTCAAGGTCTGCGGCGTCGAGCCCGGCGTGCCGCTGCGCACGTCGGTGGGCGCCTCCCTGACCCCGGATCACGGGCTCGACGCCCTGGTCGGCGCCGACCTGGTGGCCATCCCCGCCATCACCCGATCCGACTATCCCGACGTGGCGCTGGCCGCGGTCCGGGAGGCGGCCGACGGCGGGTCGATCATCCTCACGGTGTGCTCGGGTGCCTTCGTCGCCGGTGCGGCCGGGCTGCTCGACGGGCGCAAGTGCACCACGCACTGGATGCACGCCGACGCCCTCGCCGCCCGCCATCCCACCGCCCAGGTCGACCGAAACGTCCTCTACGTCGACGACGGCAACCTGATCACCAGTGCCGGAACCGCCGCGGGCATCGACGCCTGCCTGCACCTGGTGCGCCGCGAGTTGGGCAGCGAGGTCACCAACCTCATCGCCCGCCGCATGGTCGTGCCGCCCCAGCGCGACGGCGGTCAGCGCCAGTACATCGACCAGCCCATCCCGCTCCGGTGCTCGGAAGGCTTTGCCGCCCAACTGGATTGGATACTCGAGCACCTCGACGAGCCACACACCGTCGCAGCCCTGGCGAAGCGGGCCAGCATGTCCGCGCGGACCTTCGCGCGCCGGTTCGTCGACGAGACCGGCCGCACGCCCATGCAGTGGGTCACCGACCAACGGGTGCTCTACGCCCGCCGACTGCTCGAGGGCACCGATCTGGACATCGACCGGGTGGCCGAGAAGTCGGGCTTCGGCACCGCCACCCTGCTGCGGCACCACTTCCGCCGCGTCGTCGGCGTCACGCCGTCGGACTACCGTCGGCGTTTCGCCCGCGGTGAATCCGACCGTGCGGCAATGGTTTAG
- a CDS encoding CbtA family protein: MEKTIIGRGLVAGALAGVFAFAFSKIFLEPVIDRSIGYEDGMSAAHEGMEMAAGGHGHGEAGGELFSRGVQSTVGMGFGVLAFGVAMGALFAVVFAVTYGRFGNLSARALSVVVAGAMLISLWIVPALKYPPNPPATSEAATITQRTLLYLLVVGLSALLMVAAAYLGRQLVPRLGAWNAALVGGASYVVAVAVVMLLLPPINETPGPLRNGDGVIVFPGFPAGDMYQFRLYALGTQVVIWTTIALVFGALITKVLDGERREPSAVAA; the protein is encoded by the coding sequence ATGGAGAAGACCATCATCGGGCGTGGCCTCGTGGCCGGCGCCCTCGCAGGGGTATTCGCTTTCGCGTTCTCGAAGATCTTCCTCGAGCCCGTGATCGATCGTTCCATCGGCTACGAGGACGGCATGTCGGCCGCCCACGAGGGGATGGAGATGGCCGCGGGTGGACACGGCCACGGCGAGGCCGGTGGCGAATTGTTCAGCCGCGGCGTGCAGTCCACCGTGGGCATGGGCTTCGGCGTGCTGGCGTTCGGCGTGGCCATGGGCGCACTGTTCGCCGTGGTGTTCGCCGTGACCTACGGCCGGTTCGGCAACCTGTCGGCCCGCGCGCTGTCGGTCGTGGTGGCGGGCGCGATGCTGATCTCACTGTGGATCGTGCCCGCGCTGAAGTATCCGCCGAACCCGCCGGCTACCAGCGAGGCGGCCACCATCACCCAGCGCACCCTGCTGTACCTGCTCGTGGTCGGCCTGTCGGCGCTGCTGATGGTCGCCGCGGCCTACCTCGGCAGGCAGCTCGTTCCGCGGCTGGGTGCCTGGAATGCCGCGCTGGTCGGCGGGGCGTCCTACGTCGTCGCGGTCGCCGTCGTGATGCTGCTGCTCCCCCCGATCAACGAGACACCGGGACCGTTGCGCAACGGCGACGGCGTGATCGTCTTCCCGGGCTTCCCGGCGGGGGACATGTACCAGTTCCGGCTGTACGCGCTGGGCACCCAGGTCGTCATCTGGACGACGATCGCCCTGGTGTTCGGTGCGCTGATCACGAAGGTGCTGGACGGCGAACGACGCGAACCGAGCGCCGTCGCTGCGTGA
- a CDS encoding serine hydrolase, with translation MRRPATRLSRAARQATGTAASLSLVVVLAGGCAHTGTPSAEAAYGTRIETNTPQGLRAKQTVDMLNSDWPIGPDNVATLAAPKQVNDVAFVMDRMWWDRPFTVTGIDVGAGSADLHLLTSYGVGQDVELRTNDEGMVDRFEVTLRKPEIKQWSDVDAVIKRSGARYSYQVSKVAGTTCTPVAGSNVDDALPLASIFKLYVLLGLADAVNAGTVHWDDPLTITKEAKAVGSAGFDTLPPGSQVTVKSAAQQMISASDNMATDLLMMRLGPRAMAAALVHAGHHDPASLTPFPTTHELFSVGWGEPDLREQWKAASPQGRAALLAQTDGRHYVPDPNRTHTPASPYGVEWYGTAGDICRVHAALQAAAVGPATPVRDILAATPGIELDKAKWTYIGAKGGNLPGDIGFSWYARDATGQAWVVSFQLTWPKFRSLTAATWLLSIASQAFALVQPA, from the coding sequence TTGCGTCGACCGGCGACCAGGCTTAGCCGGGCGGCACGGCAGGCGACGGGCACCGCAGCCTCGCTATCACTGGTCGTCGTCCTGGCCGGCGGCTGCGCCCACACCGGCACGCCGTCCGCCGAGGCCGCGTACGGCACCCGCATCGAAACCAACACCCCGCAGGGGCTGCGCGCCAAGCAGACCGTCGACATGCTGAACTCGGACTGGCCCATCGGCCCCGACAACGTCGCCACGCTCGCCGCGCCCAAGCAGGTGAACGACGTCGCCTTCGTGATGGACAGGATGTGGTGGGACCGCCCGTTCACCGTCACCGGCATCGACGTCGGCGCGGGCTCGGCGGACCTGCACCTGCTGACGTCCTACGGCGTCGGGCAGGACGTCGAGTTGCGGACCAACGACGAGGGCATGGTGGACCGCTTCGAGGTCACCCTGCGCAAGCCCGAGATCAAGCAGTGGTCCGACGTCGACGCGGTCATCAAGAGGTCCGGCGCGCGCTACTCGTACCAGGTGTCGAAGGTCGCAGGCACGACGTGCACGCCGGTGGCGGGCAGCAACGTCGACGACGCTCTCCCCCTCGCCTCGATCTTCAAGCTCTACGTGCTGCTCGGCCTCGCCGATGCGGTCAATGCGGGCACGGTCCACTGGGACGACCCGTTGACCATCACCAAGGAGGCCAAGGCCGTCGGTTCGGCGGGCTTCGACACCCTTCCCCCCGGGTCGCAGGTAACGGTGAAGAGCGCTGCGCAGCAGATGATCTCGGCCAGTGACAACATGGCGACCGATCTCCTGATGATGCGTCTCGGCCCCCGCGCGATGGCGGCGGCGCTGGTGCACGCCGGTCATCACGACCCCGCGAGCCTGACCCCGTTCCCGACGACGCACGAATTGTTCTCCGTCGGCTGGGGCGAGCCCGATCTGCGCGAGCAGTGGAAGGCCGCCTCACCGCAGGGCCGGGCCGCCCTCCTCGCCCAGACGGATGGCCGCCACTACGTACCGGATCCGAACCGCACCCACACGCCCGCCTCGCCCTACGGCGTCGAGTGGTACGGCACTGCCGGGGACATCTGCCGGGTGCACGCCGCGCTGCAGGCGGCGGCCGTCGGTCCCGCCACGCCGGTGCGCGACATCCTGGCGGCGACCCCCGGCATCGAGCTCGACAAGGCGAAGTGGACGTACATCGGCGCCAAGGGCGGAAACCTGCCCGGCGACATCGGGTTCAGCTGGTACGCCAGGGACGCGACGGGGCAGGCGTGGGTGGTCAGCTTCCAGCTCACCTGGCCGAAGTTCCGCAGCCTGACGGCCGCCACCTGGCTGCTGTCGATCGCGAGCCAGGCGTTCGCCCTCGTCCAGCCCGCCTGA
- a CDS encoding CbtB domain-containing protein has product MTSSQARRSAAPAIDFSATRAALWLSLTAFLALVVLYFGGVDQGATSVFGDNMYIHEFVHDARHLLGFPCH; this is encoded by the coding sequence ATGACGTCTTCCCAGGCTCGCCGGAGTGCGGCGCCCGCCATCGACTTCTCCGCCACCAGGGCTGCGCTCTGGCTGTCGCTGACCGCCTTCCTCGCCCTCGTCGTGCTGTACTTCGGCGGCGTCGACCAGGGAGCGACGTCGGTGTTCGGAGACAACATGTACATCCACGAATTCGTGCACGACGCACGCCACCTGCTCGGGTTCCCCTGCCACTGA
- the mhuD gene encoding mycobilin-forming heme oxygenase MhuD: protein MPVVKINAIEVPPDAGPELEKRFAHRAHAVDNQPGFLGFQLLRPVKGEDRYFVVTQWESEEAFQAWASGPAIEAHAGQRSPVATGASLLEFEVVLNVERAES, encoded by the coding sequence ATGCCCGTGGTGAAGATCAACGCGATCGAAGTTCCCCCCGACGCAGGCCCGGAGTTGGAGAAGCGCTTCGCGCACCGCGCCCACGCCGTCGACAATCAGCCGGGGTTCCTCGGCTTCCAGCTTTTGCGTCCCGTCAAGGGCGAGGACCGCTACTTCGTGGTCACCCAGTGGGAGTCCGAGGAGGCGTTTCAGGCCTGGGCCAGTGGTCCGGCGATCGAGGCGCACGCAGGCCAGCGCAGCCCGGTCGCGACGGGTGCGTCGCTGCTCGAGTTCGAGGTCGTGCTGAACGTCGAGCGAGCGGAATCGTAG
- the lsr2 gene encoding histone-like nucleoid-structuring protein Lsr2: MAKKVTVTLVDDFDGEGSADETVEFSLDGVSYEIDLSSKNAQKLRSDLKQWVEAGRRVGGRRRGRSAGSGRGRASIDREQSAAIREWARRNGHSVSTRGRIPADVIDAFHSAT; this comes from the coding sequence ATGGCGAAGAAAGTCACCGTCACCCTCGTCGACGATTTCGACGGTGAAGGCTCGGCCGACGAGACCGTCGAATTCTCCCTCGATGGCGTGAGCTACGAGATCGACCTTTCGTCCAAGAATGCCCAGAAGCTGCGCAGCGACCTCAAGCAGTGGGTGGAGGCGGGCCGCCGGGTCGGCGGCCGTCGCCGCGGCCGCTCGGCCGGTTCGGGACGGGGCCGTGCCTCCATCGACCGCGAGCAGAGCGCAGCCATCAGGGAGTGGGCGCGCCGCAACGGCCACAGCGTCTCGACGCGGGGACGCATTCCGGCCGACGTCATCGACGCCTTTCACTCGGCAACCTAA
- the clpC1 gene encoding ATP-dependent protease ATP-binding subunit ClpC produces the protein MFERFTDRARRVVVLAQEEARMLNHNYIGTEHILLGLIHEGEGVAAKSLESLGISLEGVRSQVEEIIGQGQQAPSGHIPFTPRAKKVLELSLREALQLGHNYIGTEHILLGLIREGEGVAAQVLVKLGAELTRVRQQVIQLLSGYQGKETAETGTGGRGGEAGNPSTSLVLDQFGRNLTAAAMEGKLDPVIGREKEIERVMQVLSRRTKNNPVLIGEPGVGKTAVVEGLAQAIVHGDVPETLKDKQLYTLDLGSLVAGSRYRGDFEERLKKVLKEINTRGDIILFIDELHTLVGAGAAEGAIDAASILKPKLARGELQTIGATTLDEYRKYIEKDAALERRFQPVQVGEPSVEHTIEILKGLRDRYEAHHRVSITDAAVVAAATLADRYINDRFLPDKAIDLIDEAGARMRIRRMTAPPDLREFDEKIADARREKESAIDAQDFEKAANLRDREKTLVGQRAEREKQWRSGDLDVVAEVDDEQIAEVLGNWTGIPVFKLTEAETTRLLRMEDELHKRIIGQEDAVRAVSKAIRRTRAGLKDPKRPSGSFIFAGPSGVGKTELSKALANFLFGDDDALIQIDMGEFHDRFTASRLFGAPPGYVGYEEGGQLTEKVRRKPFSVVLFDEIEKAHQEIYNTLLQVLEDGRLTDGQGRTVDFKNTVLIFTSNLGTSDISKAVGLGFTQGGGENNYERMKLKVNDELKKHFRPEFLNRIDDIIVFHQLTKDEIIRMVDLMIGRVGNQLRAKDMTMELTDKAKALLAKRGFDPVLGARPLRRTIQREIEDALSEKILFEEVGPGQVVSVDVDNWDGEGTGEDAVFTFVGTQRPVVDDAPDLAKAGAPGPSTNE, from the coding sequence ATGTTCGAACGCTTCACTGACCGCGCACGCCGCGTCGTCGTCCTGGCTCAAGAAGAGGCCAGGATGCTGAACCACAACTACATCGGGACCGAGCACATCCTCCTCGGCCTCATCCACGAGGGTGAGGGCGTCGCCGCAAAGTCGCTCGAGTCGCTCGGCATTTCGCTGGAGGGCGTCCGCAGCCAGGTCGAGGAGATCATCGGTCAGGGCCAGCAGGCGCCGTCCGGCCACATCCCCTTCACCCCGCGGGCGAAGAAGGTCCTCGAGCTGAGCCTGCGCGAGGCGCTGCAGCTCGGCCACAACTACATCGGCACCGAGCACATCCTGCTCGGCCTCATCCGCGAGGGTGAAGGCGTCGCCGCCCAGGTGCTGGTCAAGCTGGGCGCCGAGCTGACGCGCGTGCGCCAGCAGGTCATCCAGCTGCTCAGCGGCTACCAGGGCAAGGAGACCGCCGAGACCGGCACCGGCGGGCGCGGTGGCGAGGCGGGCAACCCGTCGACGTCGCTGGTGCTCGACCAGTTCGGCCGCAACCTGACCGCTGCCGCGATGGAGGGCAAGCTCGACCCCGTCATCGGCCGCGAGAAGGAAATCGAGCGGGTCATGCAGGTGCTGAGCCGCCGCACCAAGAACAACCCGGTGCTGATCGGCGAGCCCGGCGTCGGCAAGACCGCCGTCGTCGAGGGCCTGGCGCAGGCCATCGTCCACGGTGACGTGCCGGAGACGCTGAAGGACAAGCAGCTCTACACCCTCGACCTCGGTTCGCTGGTCGCGGGCAGCCGCTACCGCGGTGACTTCGAGGAGCGCCTGAAGAAGGTCCTCAAGGAGATCAACACCCGCGGCGACATCATCCTGTTCATCGACGAGCTGCACACGCTCGTCGGCGCGGGTGCCGCCGAGGGCGCGATCGACGCCGCGTCCATCCTCAAGCCGAAGCTGGCCCGCGGCGAGCTGCAGACCATCGGCGCGACCACCCTCGACGAGTACCGCAAGTACATCGAGAAGGACGCCGCCCTGGAGCGCCGCTTCCAGCCGGTCCAGGTGGGCGAGCCGTCAGTCGAGCACACCATCGAGATCCTCAAGGGTCTGCGCGACCGCTACGAGGCGCACCACCGGGTGTCGATCACCGACGCCGCCGTGGTGGCCGCGGCCACGCTGGCCGACCGCTACATCAACGACCGGTTCCTGCCCGACAAGGCGATCGACCTGATCGACGAGGCCGGCGCCAGGATGCGCATCCGCCGGATGACCGCACCGCCAGACCTGCGCGAGTTCGACGAGAAGATCGCCGACGCCCGCCGGGAGAAGGAGTCCGCGATCGACGCGCAGGACTTCGAGAAGGCGGCGAACCTGCGCGACCGCGAGAAGACGCTGGTCGGTCAGCGGGCCGAGCGCGAGAAGCAGTGGCGCTCGGGTGATCTCGACGTCGTGGCCGAGGTCGACGACGAGCAGATCGCCGAGGTGCTCGGCAACTGGACCGGCATCCCGGTGTTCAAGCTCACCGAGGCCGAGACCACGCGCCTGCTCCGCATGGAGGACGAGCTGCACAAGCGGATCATCGGCCAGGAGGACGCCGTGCGCGCCGTCTCGAAGGCCATCCGCCGCACCCGTGCGGGGCTGAAGGACCCGAAGCGTCCGTCGGGGTCGTTCATCTTCGCGGGCCCGTCCGGCGTCGGCAAGACCGAGCTCTCCAAGGCGCTGGCGAACTTCCTGTTCGGCGACGACGACGCGCTCATCCAGATCGACATGGGCGAGTTCCACGACCGCTTCACCGCGTCGCGGCTGTTCGGTGCCCCTCCGGGGTACGTCGGCTACGAAGAGGGCGGCCAGCTCACCGAGAAGGTGCGCCGCAAGCCGTTCTCGGTCGTGCTGTTCGACGAGATCGAGAAGGCCCACCAGGAGATCTACAACACCCTGTTGCAGGTCCTCGAGGACGGCCGCCTCACCGACGGCCAGGGTCGCACGGTCGACTTCAAGAACACCGTGCTGATCTTCACGTCGAACCTCGGTACGTCCGACATCAGCAAGGCGGTCGGTCTCGGCTTCACCCAGGGTGGCGGCGAGAACAACTACGAGCGCATGAAGTTGAAGGTCAACGACGAGCTGAAGAAGCACTTCCGGCCGGAGTTCCTCAACCGCATCGACGACATCATCGTCTTCCACCAGCTGACGAAGGACGAGATCATCCGCATGGTCGATCTCATGATCGGTCGGGTGGGCAACCAGCTCAGGGCCAAGGACATGACCATGGAGCTGACGGACAAGGCGAAGGCGCTGCTGGCCAAGCGCGGCTTCGACCCGGTGCTGGGGGCGCGCCCGCTGCGGCGCACCATCCAGCGCGAGATCGAGGACGCACTGAGCGAGAAGATCCTCTTCGAGGAGGTCGGTCCCGGTCAGGTCGTCAGCGTCGACGTGGACAACTGGGACGGCGAGGGCACCGGCGAGGATGCGGTGTTCACGTTCGTCGGGACCCAGCGGCCCGTCGTCGACGACGCGCCCGACCTGGCCAAGGCCGGCGCTCCGGGGCCGTCGACGAACGAATAG
- a CDS encoding YbjQ family protein, producing MLVVTMNDLPGWEIQRVCGEVFGLTVRSRNAFSQMGAGFKSLFGGELQGMTKNLAESRNEAMARLIAEAQTRGGNAIICMRFDTTELGDVWTEICAYGTAVQAVPVTDAAKYTAQQLGYGVAG from the coding sequence ATGCTCGTGGTGACGATGAACGACCTGCCCGGCTGGGAGATTCAGCGCGTGTGCGGCGAGGTGTTCGGACTGACCGTGCGGTCGCGAAACGCCTTCTCGCAGATGGGCGCCGGGTTCAAGAGCCTGTTCGGCGGCGAACTGCAGGGCATGACGAAGAACCTCGCCGAGAGCCGCAACGAGGCCATGGCCCGCCTCATCGCCGAGGCCCAGACGCGGGGCGGCAACGCGATCATCTGCATGCGGTTCGACACCACCGAGCTCGGCGACGTGTGGACCGAGATCTGCGCGTACGGCACCGCGGTGCAGGCCGTTCCGGTGACCGACGCGGCGAAGTACACCGCCCAGCAGTTGGGGTACGGGGTAGCTGGGTAG
- a CDS encoding histidine phosphatase family protein translates to MGEIVRLTLVSHAMTDAMAAGRFPRDEPLNALGQRQVDATVDLGLVDAAVCAPEARARQTAELLGLRADVEPLLADLNCGAWRGSVLNGVGPAELTVWLTDPTQAPHGGESIVDLVERVRGWLDSLAERRGRLVAVTHPGIVRAAILVALSAPPKAFWRIDVGPVTRTVLHLRGGNWTLRSTG, encoded by the coding sequence GTGGGTGAGATCGTCCGGCTGACCCTCGTGTCGCATGCCATGACGGATGCGATGGCAGCCGGACGATTTCCCCGCGACGAGCCGCTGAACGCCCTCGGTCAGCGTCAGGTCGACGCGACCGTCGACCTCGGCCTGGTCGACGCGGCCGTGTGCGCACCGGAGGCGCGGGCCCGGCAGACGGCCGAACTGCTCGGCTTGCGCGCCGACGTGGAACCCCTGCTGGCCGACCTCAACTGCGGGGCGTGGCGCGGCAGTGTGCTCAACGGCGTCGGGCCCGCCGAACTCACGGTGTGGCTGACCGACCCGACGCAGGCCCCACACGGTGGAGAGTCGATCGTCGACCTCGTCGAACGTGTGCGGGGCTGGCTCGACTCGCTGGCGGAGCGGCGCGGCCGGCTGGTCGCCGTCACCCATCCCGGCATCGTCCGCGCAGCGATCCTCGTCGCACTCAGCGCTCCGCCAAAGGCGTTCTGGCGCATCGACGTTGGACCCGTCACCCGTACCGTCCTGCACCTGCGCGGGGGCAATTGGACGTTGCGTTCGACCGGGTGA
- a CDS encoding alpha/beta fold hydrolase, which produces MATSLLTARGGRGEPIVLVHGLMGRGATWSRQVPWLTRFGEVHTYDAPWHRGREAADPADVGTERFVEELAGAVAELGRPATLIGHSMGGLHSWCVAAARPELVTAVVVEDMAPDFRGRTTGPWEPWLAALPIEFDSEARVLDAFGPVAGRYFLEAFDRTATGWRLHGYPQRWIEIAAEWGTRAYWQQWRAVRAPVLLIEAGNSVTPPGQMVQMHETGARTSYLKVPEAGHLVHDDAPAAYRAAVEEFLSTFVRHA; this is translated from the coding sequence ATGGCTACCTCACTGCTGACGGCCCGGGGTGGGCGCGGTGAGCCCATCGTCCTGGTGCACGGCCTGATGGGCCGGGGCGCCACGTGGTCGCGGCAGGTGCCGTGGCTGACCCGTTTCGGCGAGGTCCACACCTACGACGCGCCATGGCACCGCGGTCGTGAGGCCGCCGACCCCGCCGACGTCGGCACGGAGCGCTTCGTCGAGGAACTCGCCGGTGCGGTGGCCGAATTGGGCAGGCCCGCCACGCTGATCGGCCATTCGATGGGCGGTCTGCACTCGTGGTGTGTGGCGGCGGCGCGGCCCGAACTGGTGACCGCGGTCGTCGTGGAGGACATGGCGCCGGACTTCCGCGGCCGCACGACCGGTCCGTGGGAGCCGTGGCTGGCCGCCCTTCCTATCGAGTTCGACTCCGAGGCAAGGGTTCTCGACGCGTTCGGGCCCGTCGCGGGACGGTACTTCCTCGAGGCGTTCGATCGTACGGCGACCGGGTGGCGGCTGCACGGGTATCCGCAGCGGTGGATCGAGATCGCGGCCGAATGGGGCACCAGGGCCTACTGGCAGCAGTGGCGCGCGGTGCGGGCGCCGGTCCTGCTGATCGAGGCGGGCAACTCGGTCACGCCGCCGGGGCAGATGGTCCAGATGCACGAAACAGGTGCTCGGACTAGCTATCTCAAGGTTCCCGAGGCCGGGCACCTCGTCCACGACGATGCGCCCGCGGCCTACCGCGCGGCGGTCGAGGAGTTCCTATCGACGTTCGTCCGTCACGCCTGA
- a CDS encoding adenylate/guanylate cyclase domain-containing protein: MAVPVSRAPRTRYASRGDLDIAYQVLGEGPTDLLAMPGPFIPIDSIDSEPSMYRFYRRLSSFCRVIRFDHRGMGMSSRIGADKVTPACWAEDAVAVMDAVGCESATIFASGFTAMSALYLAADRPERVRNLVIVNGAARVLWAPDYEPGTHPSAASPFTTIAMEADAVEQGVDVLQAVAPSVAHDEAFRTWWDAAGNRAASPSMARRSGQALVDGDARERLSLITSPTLILHRGQATFVGAAHGRYLADHIAGARYVELPGADTLYWVGDATPVLSEIEEFVTGSRGGADAERVLTTIVFTDIVGSTQRAAALGDDRWRDLLDSHDNAVRRQLRRFGGREVNTAGDGFVATFSSPSVALDCADEIVAAVSALGIQVRVGVHAGEVEVRGQDIAGMAVHIGARIAALAGPSEVLTSSTVREIVTGSHRTFTDRGEHELKGVPGRWCVYAL; this comes from the coding sequence GTGGCTGTACCCGTTTCGCGGGCTCCGCGGACTCGCTACGCCTCACGCGGAGACCTGGACATCGCCTACCAGGTGCTGGGCGAGGGCCCGACGGATCTGCTGGCGATGCCGGGACCGTTCATCCCGATCGACTCGATCGACTCCGAACCGTCGATGTACCGCTTCTACCGCCGCCTCTCGTCGTTCTGCCGCGTCATCCGGTTCGACCACCGCGGGATGGGAATGTCCTCGCGCATCGGGGCCGACAAGGTGACCCCGGCCTGCTGGGCCGAGGACGCCGTCGCGGTGATGGACGCCGTCGGGTGTGAGAGCGCGACGATCTTCGCCTCGGGCTTCACCGCCATGAGTGCGCTGTACCTGGCCGCGGACCGACCCGAGCGGGTGCGCAATCTGGTCATCGTGAACGGCGCCGCCCGCGTGCTGTGGGCGCCGGACTACGAACCGGGCACCCACCCCAGCGCGGCGAGCCCGTTCACCACCATCGCCATGGAGGCCGACGCGGTCGAGCAGGGCGTCGACGTGCTGCAGGCCGTCGCCCCCTCGGTGGCCCACGACGAGGCGTTCCGCACGTGGTGGGATGCCGCGGGGAACCGCGCCGCGTCGCCGAGCATGGCCCGGCGGTCCGGTCAGGCACTCGTCGACGGCGATGCGCGCGAACGACTTTCGCTCATCACGTCGCCGACGCTGATCCTGCATCGCGGACAGGCGACGTTCGTCGGGGCCGCGCACGGCCGGTATCTGGCCGACCACATCGCCGGCGCCCGCTACGTCGAGCTGCCGGGGGCCGACACCCTCTACTGGGTCGGCGACGCGACGCCGGTCCTGTCCGAGATCGAGGAGTTCGTCACCGGGTCGCGCGGCGGCGCCGACGCCGAACGGGTGCTCACCACCATCGTGTTCACCGACATCGTGGGGTCGACGCAGCGGGCCGCGGCACTCGGCGACGACCGCTGGCGTGATCTGCTCGACAGCCACGACAACGCCGTGCGCAGGCAGTTGCGGCGCTTCGGCGGACGCGAGGTCAACACCGCCGGTGACGGTTTCGTCGCCACGTTCAGCAGCCCCAGCGTTGCGCTGGACTGCGCCGACGAGATCGTCGCGGCGGTCTCCGCGCTGGGCATCCAGGTGCGGGTCGGCGTCCATGCCGGTGAGGTCGAGGTCCGCGGGCAGGACATCGCGGGCATGGCGGTGCACATCGGCGCGCGGATCGCCGCGCTGGCCGGCCCGAGTGAGGTGCTGACGTCCTCGACGGTGCGCGAGATCGTCACCGGGTCGCACCGGACGTTCACCGACCGCGGCGAGCACGAGCTCAAGGGCGTACCCGGCCGCTGGTGCGTCTACGCGCTGTGA